One window from the genome of Solea solea chromosome 2, fSolSol10.1, whole genome shotgun sequence encodes:
- the serpine3 gene encoding probable serpin E3: MCRLPLASLFIGFWLVEGSQCSGSLQENMEALHTRFAVSLYQTLTETENNSNLIVSPVSVSLSLGLLQFGARGNTLAQLEQTLGYNVNDAQIQDFLLRSHGDMSNSSQGMWLQQSCTLFVQSGVRLLDEFTHHAAAWVNTTVVRANVTQPSHAGSQHSGHNHDETWPLQSGSSSGELSGSGEAQAEALWWGHWLQMALVNTVAFRGIWQKHFVFTNTQNLPFTLSDGSTIKVPMMYQATEVRFGQFRTLSDQRYTVLELSYLGRSLSLQVVLPSERKTPLSTIDSQLNARQLASWDTGLRRTKMDVFLPRFRMQNKFNLRSVLPAMGISDAFNPTAADFSGISVEEGLYVSDAFHEVRIEVTEDGTKAAAATAMVLLKRSRAPVFKADRPFLFLLRQINTGSVLFMGRVMNPADQAP, encoded by the exons ATGTGTCGCCTGCCTTTAGCTTCACTCTTCATTGGCTTCTGGTTGGTGGAGGGAAGCCAGTGCAGTGGCAGCCTTCAGGAAAACATGGAAGCGCTGCACACCAGGTTCGCTGTCAGCCTCTACCAGACCCTCACCGAGACGGAGAACAACTCCAACCTCATCGTGTCTCCCGTGAGCGTCTCCTTGTCTCTGGGTCTGCTACAGTTCGGTGCCAGGGGAAACACGCTCGCACAGCTGGAGCAAACACTGGGATACAATGTTAATG ATGCCCAGATACAAGACTTCCTGTTGCGTTCGCATGGCGACATGAGCAACAGCAGCCAGGGGATGTGGCTGCAGCAGAGCTGCACGTTGTTCGTCCAGAGTGGCGTTCGTCTCCTCGATGAGTTCACACACCACGCTGCTGCTTGGGTGAACACCACTGTGGTCCGAGCCAACGTCACTCAGCCCAGCCACGCTGGCAGCCAACATTCGGGGCACAACCATG ATGAGACATGGCCCCTGCAGTCAGGAAGCAGCAGCGGGGAGCTGTCGGGCTCCGGTGAGGCCCAAGCCGAGGCTCTGTGGTGGGGCCACTGGCTGCAGATGGCCCTGGTCAACACAGTGGCCTTCAGAGGCATCTGGCAGAAACACTTCGTCTTCACCAACACCCAGAACCTGCCCTTCACTCTCTCTGATGGCAGCACCATCAAAGTGCCAATGATGTATCAAGCTACAGAGGTCAGATTTG GTCAGTTCAGGACATTATCAGACCAGCGTTACACCGTGTTGGAGCTCTCTTACCTGGGCCGCTCTCTGAGCCTGCAGGTGGTCCTTCCCAGCGAGAGGAAGACACCGCTGTCCACTATTGACTCCCAGCTTAACGCCCGCCAGCTGGCGTCCTGGGACACCGGCCTGCGGCGAACCAAGATGGACGTTTTCCTGCCCAG GTTCAGAATGCAGAACAAGTTCAACCTGAGGTCAGTGCTTCCTGCCATGGGCATCAGTGATGCCTTTAATCCCACAGCTGCTGACTTCAGTGGAATATCAG TGGAGGAGGGTCTTTACGTGTCTGATGCTTTCCATGAAGTGAGAATAGAAGTCACAGAAGATGGCACAAAGGCAGCCGCTGCCACAG CTATGGTGCTACTCAAACGATCCCGTGCTCCAGTTTTTAAGGCAGACCGGCCGTTCTTATTCCTGCTGCGACAGATCAACACAG GATCCGTCTTATTCATGGGCCGAGTGATGAACCCTGCTGACCAAGCACCTTAa